One Glycine soja cultivar W05 chromosome 2, ASM419377v2, whole genome shotgun sequence genomic region harbors:
- the LOC114398468 gene encoding actin-related protein 5-like isoform X2, whose amino-acid sequence MAELLFETYGVPSIAFGVDVAFSYKYNQQQGVCAKDCLALCPGFNTTHVIPFVDGEPVYEGCCRTNVGGFHVTDHLKQLLSLKYPYHLARFTWEKVEDLKMEHCYIAPDYVSEVRLFQKGAKEAEEKTRCWQLPWVPPPIEEPPSEEEIARKAAIKEKQGQRLREMAEAKRSSKINELENELHGLEFLFHQLEQVEESKVLSFLAETGYGSRQEIESARNKVMQSLRKAKGEPKNEQDETEKVDPAANEKYSLINIPDDMLTQEQLNEKKKQLSLKSMAEGRQRLKQKRHEEELERERKQQLEEEKRLENPELYLEQLHARYKDLSERLDQQKRLKTNGGHSNGNNLSGGVGRGERLNAAQRERMRLLTTAAFDRGKGEDTFGARDEDWQLYKLMSKDYNDDDEGPDEEEAELACISSRLQDLDPTFIPKLEAGISQPAELPHVRPLTKEDFQIFLGVERFRCPELLFNPNWIAVDQVGLDEMVGVSIRRLPYKDESLEQRLTSSILVTGGSSLFPGIVERLEAGIRMIRPCGTPIKIVRALDPVMDAWRGAASFASDPQFHMQTFSRLDYYEKGEDWLRNYQLQYTL is encoded by the exons ATGGCAGAACTTCTTTTTGAGACTTATGGAGTTCCATCAATTG CTTTTGGTGTTGATGTGGCATTCAGCTATAAATataatcaacagcaaggagTTTGTGCTAAAGATTGTCTTGCTTTGTGTCCTGGATTCAACACAACCCATGTGATTCCg TTTGTAGATGGGGAGCCTGTTTACGAAGGATGCTGTCGTACTAATGTTGGTGGATTCCATGTGACTGATCATTTGAAGCAACTCCTTTCACTTAAATACCCTTATCATTT GGCTAGATTTACATGGGAAAAGGTTGAAGACCTGAAGATGGAACATTGTTACATTGCACCAGATTATGTTTCCGAAGTTCGGTTGTTTCAG AAAGGAGCCAAGGAAGCTGAAGAAAAAACCAGATGTTGGCAGCTCCCTTGGGTTCCACCCCCAATTGAGGAGCCTCCTTCCGAGGAAGAGATTGCAAGAAAGGCAGCAATAAAAGAGAAACAAGGTCAAAGGCTTCGAGAAATGGCTGAGGCAAAGAGGTCTTCTAAGATAAATGAACTGGAAAATGAATTGCATGGTTTAGAGTTTCTTTTTCATCAGCTTGAACAAGTGGAAGAGAGCAAGGTTCtatctttcctggccgaaacTGGCTATGGCTCTAGGCAGGAGATAGAATCTGCACGTAATAAAGTTATGCAATCTTTACGGAAAGCAAAAGGTGAACCAAAGAATGAACAAGATGAAACTGAAAAGGTTGATCCTGCCGCTAATGAGAAGTATTCTCTTATTAACATTCCTGATGACATGCTGACCCAAGAACAG CTcaatgaaaagaagaaacagTTGTCACTCAAATCTATGGCTGAAGGGAGGCAGCGATTAAAACAGAAGCGCCATGAAGAGGAATTGGAACGAGAGAGAAAACAACAGCTAGAGGAGGAGAAACGCCT GGAGAACCCAGAGCTTTACTTGGAACAACTGCATGCTAGATACAAAGACCTTTCAGAGAGACTTGACCAACAAAAGCGACTTAAGACAAACGGAGGCCATTCTAATGGAAATAATCTGTCCGGTGGTGTTGGCCGTGGTGAAAGACTAAATGCTGCTCAGAGAGAACGAATGCGTCTCCTGACAACTGCAGCTTTTGATCGTGGTAAGGGTGAGGATACATTTGGTGCCAGAGATGAAGATTGGCAACTATACAAATTGATGAGCAAAGattataatgatgatgatgagggaCCTGATGAGGAAGAGGCAGAGCTGGCCTGCATCTCTTCCAGGCTCCAG GACTTGGATCCAACATTTATACCCAAGTTAGAAGCTGGTATCTCCCAACCTGCTGAGTTGCCACATGTTCGACCTCTGACCAAAGAagattttcagatttttcttgGGGTCGAAAGATTCAGATGTCCTGAACTATTGTTTAATCCAAACTGGATTGCGGTTGATCAGGTAGGATTAGATGAGATGGTTGGGGTTTCAATAAGGAGGTTACCATACAAGGATGAAAGCTTGGAACAGAGACTGACTAGTTCCATACTTGTTACTGGTGGAAGTTCTCTTTTCCCCGGTATAGTTGAACGCCTGGAAGCTGGAATTCGGATGATTAGACCTTGTGGCACACCTATAAAAATAGTTAGAGCACTGGATCCAGTAATGGATGCATGGAGAGGGGCTGCTTCATTTGCCTCGGACCCACAGTTCCATATGCAAACTTTCAGTAGACTGGATTATTATGAAAAAGGTGAAGACTGGCTTCGAAATTATCAACTGCAATATACATTGTAA
- the LOC114398468 gene encoding actin-related protein 5-like isoform X1, whose translation MPFISKIQRQSDYNLFDSNTPLVIDNGASYFRIGWAGESEPRVVFRNLVQRPRHKVTGETVTIVGDHDPALLKYFDCTRSGPRSAFDSNVVYQFETMEYILDFGFDRMGANGTEIDHPVLITECVCNPVQSRSKMAELLFETYGVPSIAFGVDVAFSYKYNQQQGVCAKDCLALCPGFNTTHVIPFVDGEPVYEGCCRTNVGGFHVTDHLKQLLSLKYPYHLARFTWEKVEDLKMEHCYIAPDYVSEVRLFQKGAKEAEEKTRCWQLPWVPPPIEEPPSEEEIARKAAIKEKQGQRLREMAEAKRSSKINELENELHGLEFLFHQLEQVEESKVLSFLAETGYGSRQEIESARNKVMQSLRKAKGEPKNEQDETEKVDPAANEKYSLINIPDDMLTQEQLNEKKKQLSLKSMAEGRQRLKQKRHEEELERERKQQLEEEKRLENPELYLEQLHARYKDLSERLDQQKRLKTNGGHSNGNNLSGGVGRGERLNAAQRERMRLLTTAAFDRGKGEDTFGARDEDWQLYKLMSKDYNDDDEGPDEEEAELACISSRLQDLDPTFIPKLEAGISQPAELPHVRPLTKEDFQIFLGVERFRCPELLFNPNWIAVDQVGLDEMVGVSIRRLPYKDESLEQRLTSSILVTGGSSLFPGIVERLEAGIRMIRPCGTPIKIVRALDPVMDAWRGAASFASDPQFHMQTFSRLDYYEKGEDWLRNYQLQYTL comes from the exons ATGCCTTTCATTTCCAAAATTCAGCGTCAATCCGATTACAACCTCTTCGATTCCAACACTCCTCTTGTGATAGACAATGGCGCCTCGTATTTTCGCATAGG GTGGGCGGGAGAGTCTGAACCTCGTGTTGTTTTTCGCAACCTTGTGCAAAGGCCGCGCCATAAAGTAACTG GAGAAACTGTCACTATTGTGGGTGACCATGATCCAGCATTACTGAAATACTTTGACTGCACTCGCTCAGGGCCACGCTCTGCATTTGACAGCAATGTTGTGTACCAGTTTGAAACAATGGAATAT ATTCTTGATTTTGGATTTGACCGGATGGGTGCAAATGGAACAGAG ATTGATCATCCTGTCCTGATCACAGAATGTGTATGCAACCCGGTTCAATCTCGTAGCAAAATGGCAGAACTTCTTTTTGAGACTTATGGAGTTCCATCAATTG CTTTTGGTGTTGATGTGGCATTCAGCTATAAATataatcaacagcaaggagTTTGTGCTAAAGATTGTCTTGCTTTGTGTCCTGGATTCAACACAACCCATGTGATTCCg TTTGTAGATGGGGAGCCTGTTTACGAAGGATGCTGTCGTACTAATGTTGGTGGATTCCATGTGACTGATCATTTGAAGCAACTCCTTTCACTTAAATACCCTTATCATTT GGCTAGATTTACATGGGAAAAGGTTGAAGACCTGAAGATGGAACATTGTTACATTGCACCAGATTATGTTTCCGAAGTTCGGTTGTTTCAG AAAGGAGCCAAGGAAGCTGAAGAAAAAACCAGATGTTGGCAGCTCCCTTGGGTTCCACCCCCAATTGAGGAGCCTCCTTCCGAGGAAGAGATTGCAAGAAAGGCAGCAATAAAAGAGAAACAAGGTCAAAGGCTTCGAGAAATGGCTGAGGCAAAGAGGTCTTCTAAGATAAATGAACTGGAAAATGAATTGCATGGTTTAGAGTTTCTTTTTCATCAGCTTGAACAAGTGGAAGAGAGCAAGGTTCtatctttcctggccgaaacTGGCTATGGCTCTAGGCAGGAGATAGAATCTGCACGTAATAAAGTTATGCAATCTTTACGGAAAGCAAAAGGTGAACCAAAGAATGAACAAGATGAAACTGAAAAGGTTGATCCTGCCGCTAATGAGAAGTATTCTCTTATTAACATTCCTGATGACATGCTGACCCAAGAACAG CTcaatgaaaagaagaaacagTTGTCACTCAAATCTATGGCTGAAGGGAGGCAGCGATTAAAACAGAAGCGCCATGAAGAGGAATTGGAACGAGAGAGAAAACAACAGCTAGAGGAGGAGAAACGCCT GGAGAACCCAGAGCTTTACTTGGAACAACTGCATGCTAGATACAAAGACCTTTCAGAGAGACTTGACCAACAAAAGCGACTTAAGACAAACGGAGGCCATTCTAATGGAAATAATCTGTCCGGTGGTGTTGGCCGTGGTGAAAGACTAAATGCTGCTCAGAGAGAACGAATGCGTCTCCTGACAACTGCAGCTTTTGATCGTGGTAAGGGTGAGGATACATTTGGTGCCAGAGATGAAGATTGGCAACTATACAAATTGATGAGCAAAGattataatgatgatgatgagggaCCTGATGAGGAAGAGGCAGAGCTGGCCTGCATCTCTTCCAGGCTCCAG GACTTGGATCCAACATTTATACCCAAGTTAGAAGCTGGTATCTCCCAACCTGCTGAGTTGCCACATGTTCGACCTCTGACCAAAGAagattttcagatttttcttgGGGTCGAAAGATTCAGATGTCCTGAACTATTGTTTAATCCAAACTGGATTGCGGTTGATCAGGTAGGATTAGATGAGATGGTTGGGGTTTCAATAAGGAGGTTACCATACAAGGATGAAAGCTTGGAACAGAGACTGACTAGTTCCATACTTGTTACTGGTGGAAGTTCTCTTTTCCCCGGTATAGTTGAACGCCTGGAAGCTGGAATTCGGATGATTAGACCTTGTGGCACACCTATAAAAATAGTTAGAGCACTGGATCCAGTAATGGATGCATGGAGAGGGGCTGCTTCATTTGCCTCGGACCCACAGTTCCATATGCAAACTTTCAGTAGACTGGATTATTATGAAAAAGGTGAAGACTGGCTTCGAAATTATCAACTGCAATATACATTGTAA